In a single window of the Scophthalmus maximus strain ysfricsl-2021 chromosome 18, ASM2237912v1, whole genome shotgun sequence genome:
- the lrfn5b gene encoding leucine-rich repeat and fibronectin type-III domain-containing protein 5, which produces MESLLVYLIVLGVAVKAHKVQICPKRCVCQMLNPNLATLCDKKGLLFVPPNIDRHTVEMRLGDNFVTSVKRKDFANMTRLVDLTLSRNTIGTIAPHAFKDLENLRALHLDSNRLTRITNDTFSGMSKLHHLILNNNQLTHIHIGAFNDLTALEEIDLSYNNLESAPWVAIQRMSNLHTLNLDHNMLSYIPEGTFSGLQKLKRLDVTSNKLQKLPPDPVFQRAGVLATSGIMGPTSFALSFGGNPLRCNCELLWLRRLRREDDLETCASPQHLAGRYFWTVSEEEFLCEPPLITRHSQELRALEGQSVTLRCKARGDPDPIIHWIAPDGRLMSNSSRAMVHTDGTLDILISTVKDSGSFTCVASNPAGEAQQTVDLVIAKLPHITNNTIAEQEPDPGSSDIATVTKTGAEAGGVPLGNTKTSQEKKVVIAEATSSSALVKFNFQRTIPGIRMFQIQYNGTYDDSLVYRMIPPTSQDILVNNLAAGTHYDLCVLAIYDDQVTSLTATRVIGCVHFTTEPQYLRCHFMQSQFLGGTIVVIIGGIIVASVLAFIIFLIVRYRVCNQGDADKALEMGDIRSLSSDGQLQGCGIPKSLSKQVLRPEKNDKECLRVSLPPSEPAKQRPSVVASTKPTVPDCTVSTSAASHSWHPASPGAPRPKRSSAPPKPSEARQSEAQADVELDNMNRNNSSEVKMAPAIALAIPGQPTKWTAAPRGPRPHQAPRHYMTVPAGAVRVNRRHSLNTDSYRECCYVAYPKTGASLRSKRSLSMSVELPQLEGTTNSRRARDKLSRSEWLLESTL; this is translated from the exons ATGGAGTCTCTCCTGGTGTATCTGATTGTTCTCGGTGTGGCTGTCAAGGCCCACAAAGTTCAAATCTGCCCCAAACGATGTGTCTGCCAGATGCTTAACCCCAACCTGGCGACTCTGTGCGACAAAAAGGGGCTACTCTTCGTGCCCCCAAACATCGATAGGCACACGGTGGAGATGCGCCTTGGGGATAACTTTGTAACCAGCGTCAAACGCAAAGACTTTGCTAACATGACTAGGCTGGTAGACCTGACCCTCTCTCGGAACACTATTGGCACCATTGCACCTCATGCCTTCAAAGACCTGGAGAACCTACGAGCTCTTCACCTCGACAGCAATCGGCTAACCCGCATCACAAACGATACCTTCAGTGGCATGTCCAAGCTGCACCACCTCATCCTCAATAACAACCAGCTGACACACATCCATATCGGGGCCTTCAATGACCTCACCGCACTGGAAGAGATAGATTTATCCTACAACAACTTGGAAAGTGCCCCATGGGTGGCCATTCAGAGGATGTCCAATCTCCACACCCTCAATTTGGACCACAACATGCTCAGCTACATCCCAGAGGGCACCTTctctgggctgcagaagctcaAACGGCTGGATGTGACTTCCAACAAGCTCCAGAAGCTTCCTCCTGACCCTGTTTTCCAACGTGCAGGGGTCCTGGCCACCTCGGGGATAATGGGACCCACGTCGTTCGCATTGAGCTTCGGAGGGAATCCCCTGAGATGCAACTGTGAGCTGCTCTGGCTGCGGCGattgaggagggaggatgatcTTGAGACCTGTGCTTCACCGCAACACCTTGCTGGACGTTATTTCTGGACTGTTTCAGAGGAGGAGTTCCTGTGTGAGCCTCCTCTCATCACCAGGCATTCTCAG GAGCTGCGAGCGTTGGAGGGTCAGAGCGTGACTCTACGGTGTAAGGCCAGAGGCGACCCCGATCCCATTATCCACTGGATCGCCCCTGATGGCCGCCTTATGTCCAACTCCTCCAGGGCCATGGTCCACACAGACGGCACGTTGGACATCCTCATCAGCACTGTGAAGGACTCTG GCTCCTTCACCTGCGTGGCCTCCAACCCAGCCGGCGAGGCCCAGCAGACTGTGGATCTGGTCATTGCCAAACTCCCACACATCACCAACAACACAATCGCAGAGCAGGAGCCCGACCCCGGTTCATCAGATATCGCCACAGTGACCAAGACAGGCGCAGAGGCCGGAGGGGTGCCGCTGGGGAACACGAAGACGAGCCAGGAGAAGAAAGTAGTCATTGCAGAGGCCACGTCCAGCTCGGCCCTGGTCAAGTTTAACTTCCAGAGGACTATTCCTGGAATCCGCATGTTCCAGATCCAATACAATGGGACTTACGACGATTCACTGGTATACAG aatgatACCTCCGACCAGTCAGGACATCCTGGTAAACAACCTGGCGGCTGGTACGCACTATGACCTGTGTGTGCTGGCCATCTACGATGACCAGGTGACCTCACTGACTGCCACCAGGGTGATAGGCTGTGTGCACTTCACCACTGAGCCGCAGTACCTGAGGTGCCATTTCATGCAGTCTCAGTTTCTTGGCGGCACCATTGTGGTTATCATTGGAGGGATTATTGTGGCCTCAGTTCTTGCTTTTATTATCTTCCTCATTGTGCGCTACCGGGTGTGTAACCAAGGAGATGCAGATAAG GCTCTGGAGATGGGGGATATTCGGTCACTCAGCAGTGATGGACAGCTACAGGGCTGTGGGATCCCCAAGTCCCTCTCCAAGCAAGTTCTGCgtccagaaaaaaatgacaaggagTGCCTGAGAGTTTCCCTGCCGCCCTCAGAGCCGGCCAAGCAACGACCATCAGTTGTAGCCAGCACCAAACCCACTGTCCCTGACTGCACTGTCTCTACCTCTGCTGCCAGCCACAGCTGGCACCCGGCGTCCCCTGGTGCTCCGAGGCCCAAACGCTCCAGTGCGCCACCAAAACCCTCAGAGGCTCGCCAGTCCGAAGCTCAGGCAGATGTTGAGCTCGATAACATGAACCGCAATAACTCGTCAGAGGTCAAAATGGCCCCAGCCATCGCTTTGGCTATTCCTGGCCAGCCCACCAAATGGACCGCCGCCCCCAGGGGTCCGCGGCCGCACCAGGCCCCTCGGCATTATATGACTGTGCCTGCAGGGGCAGTGAGGGTGAACCGCAGGCACTCTCTCAACACAGACTCATACAGGGAGTGCTGCTATGTAGCCTACCCCAAAACCGGGGCCAGTCTGCGTTCCAAACGCAGCCTGTCGATGAGCGTAGAGCTGCCCCAGCTTGAGGGCACAACAAACAGTCGCCGGGCCAGGGACAAGCTCTCCAGGTCTGAGTGGCTTCTGGAGAGCACTTTATGA